A DNA window from Enterobacter asburiae contains the following coding sequences:
- the psiE gene encoding phosphate-starvation-inducible protein PsiE → MTSLTRPRVEFISTVLQTVLNLGLLSLGLILVVFLGKETVHLADVLFAPEQTSKYALVEGLVVYFLYFEFIALIVKYFQSGFHFPLRYFVYIGITAIVRLIIVDHKSPLDVLIYSAAILLLVITLWLCNSKRLKRE, encoded by the coding sequence ATGACATCCTTGACTCGCCCGCGCGTTGAGTTTATCTCAACAGTCCTCCAGACCGTGCTGAACCTCGGTCTGTTGAGCCTTGGCCTGATACTGGTCGTCTTTTTGGGTAAAGAGACAGTGCATCTTGCGGATGTACTGTTCGCCCCTGAACAAACCAGCAAATATGCGCTGGTGGAAGGCCTGGTGGTCTACTTTCTCTACTTTGAATTTATCGCCCTGATTGTGAAGTACTTTCAGTCCGGCTTTCACTTCCCGCTGCGTTATTTTGTCTACATTGGGATCACTGCGATAGTGCGGCTGATCATCGTCGATCATAAGTCCCCGCTCGACGTGCTGATCTACTCGGCGGCGATCCTGCTGCTGGTGATCACCCTCTGGCTGTGCAACTCGAAGCGGCTGAAACGCGAATAA
- the malG gene encoding maltose ABC transporter permease MalG: MAMVQPKSQKLRLLATHLGLLIFIAAIMFPLLMVIAISLRSGNFATGSLIPDEISWEHWKLALGFSVEHADGRVTPPPFPVLLWLWNSVKIAGITAIGIVALSTTCAYAFARMRFPGKATLLKGMLIFQMFPAVLSLVALYALFDRLGQYVPFIGLNTHGGVIFAYLGGIALHVWTIKGYFETIDGSLEEAAALDGATPWQAFRLVLLPLSVPILAVVFILSFIAAITEVPVASLLLRDVNSYTLAVGMQQYLNPQNYLWGDFAAAAVLSAIPITVVFLLAQRWLVNGLTAGGVKG, translated from the coding sequence ATGGCAATGGTACAACCCAAATCTCAGAAGTTGCGCCTCCTGGCGACGCACTTAGGCCTGCTGATTTTCATCGCGGCGATCATGTTCCCGCTGCTGATGGTTATCGCCATCTCCCTGCGTTCGGGTAACTTCGCCACCGGGAGCCTGATCCCGGACGAAATCTCCTGGGAGCACTGGAAGCTCGCGCTGGGCTTCAGCGTGGAACACGCGGATGGCCGCGTCACGCCGCCGCCGTTCCCGGTCCTGCTGTGGCTGTGGAACTCGGTGAAAATCGCAGGCATTACCGCCATTGGTATCGTGGCGCTTTCCACCACCTGTGCTTATGCCTTCGCCCGCATGCGTTTCCCGGGCAAAGCGACGCTGCTGAAAGGGATGCTGATTTTCCAGATGTTCCCGGCCGTACTGTCGCTGGTGGCGTTGTATGCCCTGTTTGACCGTCTGGGCCAGTACGTACCGTTTATCGGCCTGAACACCCACGGCGGCGTGATCTTCGCCTATCTTGGCGGTATCGCACTGCATGTATGGACCATTAAAGGCTATTTCGAAACCATCGACGGCTCGCTGGAAGAAGCGGCCGCGCTGGATGGCGCAACCCCGTGGCAGGCGTTCCGCCTGGTGCTGCTGCCGCTGTCGGTGCCGATTCTGGCGGTAGTGTTTATCCTGTCGTTTATCGCTGCGATCACCGAAGTACCGGTTGCCTCACTGTTACTGCGTGATGTGAACAGCTACACCCTGGCCGTAGGTATGCAGCAATACCTCAACCCGCAAAACTACCTGTGGGGCGACTTTGCCGCGGCGGCCGTACTTTCCGCCATCCCGATTACCGTGGTGTTCCTGCTGGCGCAGCGCTGGCTGGTCAACGGCCTGACGGCGGGCGGTGTGAAAGGTTAA
- a CDS encoding YjbF family lipoprotein, whose protein sequence is MKRPAIILICLLLQACSATTKGLGNSLWESMFGTPGVHLTDDELQNMPYASQYMQLNDGPQLFVVLAFDENGQQKWVTQDQATIVTQHGRIVKTLLGGDNLLEVNNIAADPLIKPNQIADGASWTRTMGWTEHKQVRYATARSTFRWDGTDSVKVGSDETQVRVLDEEITTDQATWHNRFWIDEEGQIRQSLQYLGAGFFPVKTTLIKAAKS, encoded by the coding sequence GTGAAGCGACCTGCAATCATTCTGATTTGCCTGCTGCTGCAGGCGTGCTCGGCCACCACCAAAGGGCTGGGAAACTCACTGTGGGAAAGCATGTTCGGCACACCGGGCGTGCATTTAACCGATGACGAACTTCAAAACATGCCCTATGCCAGTCAGTACATGCAGCTTAATGATGGCCCGCAGCTGTTTGTGGTGCTCGCTTTCGATGAAAACGGGCAGCAGAAATGGGTGACGCAGGATCAGGCCACCATCGTGACGCAGCATGGTCGTATCGTGAAAACCCTGTTGGGCGGCGACAACCTGCTGGAGGTGAATAACATCGCTGCCGATCCGCTGATCAAGCCGAACCAGATCGCCGACGGCGCAAGCTGGACGCGCACGATGGGCTGGACCGAACATAAGCAGGTGCGTTACGCCACGGCACGCTCGACCTTCCGCTGGGACGGCACGGACAGCGTGAAAGTCGGCAGCGACGAAACGCAGGTTCGCGTGCTGGATGAAGAAATCACCACCGACCAGGCCACCTGGCACAACCGCTTCTGGATCGACGAGGAAGGGCAGATCCGCCAGTCCCTGCAGTATCTTGGTGCCGGATTCTTCCCGGTGAAAACCACCCTGATCAAGGCGGCGAAATCATGA
- a CDS encoding capsule biosynthesis GfcC D2 domain-containing protein, with protein sequence MKTLIHVALLASLAAPLAWSAGTVKVYTPDSEKPKTLTHAEHLLDLVGQPRLANSWWPGAVIAERQKTAEAEQQHKALLARLTGLAEQEDGDDAAAINSVRQQLQALKVTGRQNVNLDPDEVRVTEKGNPTLEGEYTLWLPEKPTTVTVMGLISSPGKKPFTPGRDVASYLDEQSLLSGADNSYAWVVYPDGHTQKAPVAYWNKRHIEPMPGSIIFVGFADHFWTKAYDGLNADILHSLIQRIPE encoded by the coding sequence ATGAAAACGCTCATCCACGTTGCGCTTCTCGCCAGCCTTGCCGCACCGCTGGCATGGTCCGCAGGGACGGTGAAGGTCTACACGCCGGACAGTGAAAAACCCAAAACCTTAACCCACGCTGAGCATCTGCTCGATCTCGTCGGACAGCCAAGGCTCGCCAACAGCTGGTGGCCGGGGGCAGTGATCGCTGAACGGCAGAAGACCGCTGAAGCGGAACAACAGCACAAGGCGCTCCTTGCCAGGCTGACGGGATTAGCGGAGCAGGAAGATGGCGACGACGCGGCGGCGATTAACAGCGTTCGCCAGCAGCTGCAGGCGCTGAAGGTGACGGGCCGTCAGAACGTGAACCTGGATCCCGACGAAGTGCGCGTCACGGAAAAGGGCAACCCCACGCTTGAAGGGGAGTATACGCTCTGGCTGCCGGAGAAGCCGACGACGGTGACCGTAATGGGGCTTATCAGCAGCCCGGGTAAAAAGCCCTTCACGCCCGGTCGTGACGTGGCGAGCTACCTCGACGAGCAGAGCCTGCTGAGCGGTGCCGATAACAGCTACGCCTGGGTGGTTTACCCAGACGGGCACACACAAAAAGCCCCCGTCGCTTACTGGAATAAACGGCATATCGAACCTATGCCGGGCAGCATCATTTTTGTCGGTTTTGCCGACCATTTCTGGACGAAGGCGTATGACGGGCTTAACGCCGATATCCTTCACTCCCTGATTCAGCGGATACCGGAATAA
- the malK gene encoding maltose/maltodextrin ABC transporter ATP-binding protein MalK gives MASVQLRNVTKAWGDVVVSKDINLDINEGEFVVFVGPSGCGKSTLLRMIAGLETITSGDLLIGDTRMNDIPPAERGVGMVFQSYALYPHLSVAENMSFGLKLAGAKKEVINQRVTQVAEVLQLAHLLERKPKALSGGQRQRVAIGRTLVAEPRVFLLDEPLSNLDAALRVQMRIEISRLHKRLGRTMIYVTHDQVEAMTLADKIVVLDAGRVAQVGKPLELYHYPADRFVAGFIGSPKMNFLPVKVTATAIEQVQVELPNRQQVWLPVDSANVQVGANMSLGIRPEHLLPSHIADVTLEGDVQVVEQLGHETQIHIQIPAIRQNLVYRQNDVVLVEEGATFAIGLPPERCHLFREDGTACRRLHKEPGV, from the coding sequence ATGGCGAGCGTACAGCTGCGTAATGTAACGAAAGCCTGGGGTGACGTTGTGGTGTCGAAAGACATCAATCTGGACATCAACGAAGGCGAATTCGTGGTGTTTGTTGGCCCATCAGGCTGTGGTAAATCTACTCTGCTGCGTATGATTGCCGGTCTTGAAACGATTACCAGCGGCGACCTGCTGATTGGTGATACCCGAATGAACGACATCCCGCCTGCCGAACGTGGCGTCGGTATGGTGTTCCAGTCTTATGCACTCTATCCACACCTTTCCGTTGCCGAAAATATGTCCTTTGGCCTGAAGCTGGCCGGCGCGAAGAAAGAGGTCATTAACCAGCGCGTGACGCAGGTGGCGGAAGTGTTACAGCTGGCCCACCTGCTGGAGCGTAAACCAAAAGCGCTTTCCGGTGGTCAGCGTCAGCGTGTGGCGATTGGCCGTACGCTGGTGGCCGAACCGCGCGTGTTCCTGCTCGATGAACCTCTCTCTAACCTGGATGCCGCCCTGCGCGTCCAGATGCGTATTGAAATCTCCCGTCTGCACAAGCGTCTTGGCCGCACGATGATTTACGTCACCCACGATCAGGTGGAAGCGATGACCCTCGCCGACAAAATCGTGGTGCTGGATGCCGGCCGCGTGGCGCAGGTGGGTAAACCGCTGGAGCTGTACCACTACCCGGCAGACCGCTTTGTTGCGGGCTTCATTGGCTCGCCAAAGATGAACTTCCTGCCCGTCAAAGTGACCGCGACAGCCATTGAACAGGTACAGGTGGAGCTGCCAAACCGCCAGCAGGTCTGGCTGCCGGTCGACAGCGCCAACGTACAGGTCGGGGCAAATATGTCCCTCGGTATTCGTCCTGAGCACCTGCTGCCGAGCCACATCGCTGATGTGACCCTGGAAGGTGACGTTCAGGTCGTCGAACAGCTTGGTCACGAAACACAGATTCATATCCAGATCCCCGCCATCCGTCAGAACCTGGTCTACCGCCAGAACGACGTGGTGTTGGTAGAAGAGGGTGCCACATTCGCTATCGGCTTGCCGCCAGAGCGTTGCCATCTGTTCCGTGAGGATGGCACTGCATGTCGTCGGTTGCACAAAGAGCCAGGCGTTTAA
- the yjbE gene encoding exopolysaccharide production protein YjbE has product MKKVLYGIFAISALAATSVYAAPVQVGEAAGSAATSASAGSSTAASASTVSSAVGVALAATGGGDGSNTGTTTTTTTSTQ; this is encoded by the coding sequence ATGAAGAAAGTACTGTATGGCATTTTTGCCATATCTGCGCTTGCGGCGACATCTGTCTATGCAGCTCCGGTTCAGGTCGGGGAAGCGGCAGGTTCGGCTGCGACGTCTGCGTCTGCGGGAAGTTCTACCGCAGCCAGCGCCAGCACCGTAAGTTCAGCCGTGGGTGTCGCGCTGGCGGCAACCGGTGGCGGTGATGGCTCCAATACCGGAACCACGACCACCACGACAACCAGCACCCAGTAA
- a CDS encoding YjbH domain-containing protein yields MKRTYLYSMLALCVSAACHAETYPAPIGPSQSDFGGVGLLQTPTARMAREGEISLNYRDNDQYRYYSASVQLFPWLETTLRYTDVRTKQYSSVEAFSGDQTYKDKAFDVKLRLWEESYWMPQVSVGAKDIGGTGLFDAEYIVASKAWGPFDFSLGLGWGYLGTSGNVKNPFCSYSDKYCYRDNSYKKAGSINGDQMFHGPASLFGGVEYQTPWQPLRLKLEYEGNDYSQDFAGKIEQKSKFNVGAIYRVTDWADFNLSYERGNTVMFGFTLRTNFNDMRPHYNDNARPAYQPEPQDAILQHSVVANQLTLLKYNAGLADPKIQVKGDTLYVTGEQVKYRDSREGIERANRIVMNDLPEGIRTIRVTENRLNLPQVTTETDVASLRRHLEGEPLGHETELVQKRVEPIVPETTEQGWYIDKSRFDFHIDPVLNQSVGGPENFYMYQLGVMATADLWLTDHLLTTGSLFGNIANNYDKFNYTNPPKDSALPRVRTRVREYVQNDAYVNNLQANYFQYFGNGFYGQVYGGYLETMYGGAGAEVLYRPVDSNWAFGVDANYVKQRDWRSAQDMMKFTDYSVKTGHLTAYWTPSFAPDVLVKASVGQYLAGDKGGTLDISKHFDSGVVVGGYATITNVSPDEYGEGDFTKGVYVSIPLDLFSSGPTRSRAAVGWTPLTRDGGQQLGRKFQLYDMTSDKNINFR; encoded by the coding sequence ATGAAAAGAACCTATCTCTACAGCATGCTGGCGCTCTGCGTGAGTGCCGCCTGCCATGCAGAAACGTATCCGGCACCCATTGGCCCGTCTCAGTCAGACTTCGGCGGCGTCGGTTTACTGCAAACGCCCACCGCGCGTATGGCGCGCGAAGGCGAAATTAGCCTTAACTACCGTGATAACGACCAGTATCGCTACTACTCCGCCTCGGTGCAGCTGTTCCCGTGGCTTGAAACCACGCTGCGCTATACCGACGTGCGTACGAAACAATACAGCAGCGTAGAGGCGTTCTCCGGCGATCAGACCTACAAAGATAAAGCCTTCGACGTCAAGCTGCGCCTGTGGGAAGAGAGCTACTGGATGCCGCAGGTGTCCGTGGGCGCCAAAGATATCGGTGGTACCGGTCTGTTTGATGCGGAATACATCGTGGCCAGTAAAGCCTGGGGGCCGTTCGACTTCTCGCTCGGCCTGGGATGGGGCTATCTCGGCACCAGCGGTAACGTGAAAAACCCGTTTTGCTCCTACAGCGACAAATACTGCTACCGCGATAACAGCTATAAGAAAGCGGGCTCCATCAACGGAGACCAGATGTTCCACGGTCCGGCGTCGCTGTTTGGCGGCGTGGAGTATCAAACGCCCTGGCAGCCATTACGCCTGAAGCTGGAATATGAGGGGAATGACTACTCGCAGGACTTCGCCGGAAAGATTGAGCAGAAGAGCAAGTTTAACGTCGGCGCCATTTATCGCGTCACCGACTGGGCCGACTTTAACCTCAGCTACGAGCGCGGCAATACGGTGATGTTTGGCTTCACGCTGCGCACCAACTTTAACGACATGCGGCCGCACTACAATGATAACGCGCGCCCTGCATACCAGCCGGAGCCGCAGGATGCGATTCTGCAGCACTCCGTGGTGGCAAACCAGCTGACGCTGCTGAAATACAATGCCGGCCTGGCGGATCCGAAAATTCAGGTGAAAGGCGATACGCTGTACGTGACCGGCGAGCAGGTGAAATACCGCGACTCGCGCGAAGGGATCGAACGCGCTAACCGGATCGTTATGAACGATCTGCCGGAAGGGATCCGCACGATCCGCGTGACGGAGAACCGTCTCAACCTGCCGCAGGTCACAACCGAAACGGACGTTGCCAGCCTCAGGCGCCATCTGGAAGGTGAGCCGCTCGGGCATGAAACCGAGCTGGTGCAAAAACGCGTAGAGCCGATCGTGCCGGAAACCACCGAGCAGGGCTGGTATATCGACAAATCGCGCTTCGATTTCCATATCGATCCGGTGCTGAACCAGTCCGTGGGCGGGCCTGAAAACTTCTACATGTATCAGCTGGGCGTCATGGCGACGGCGGATCTGTGGCTCACCGACCACCTGCTGACCACCGGCAGCCTGTTCGGCAACATCGCCAATAACTACGACAAGTTCAACTACACCAACCCGCCAAAAGACTCGGCGCTGCCGCGCGTGCGTACCCGCGTGCGTGAGTACGTACAAAACGATGCCTACGTGAATAACCTGCAGGCCAACTACTTCCAGTACTTCGGCAACGGCTTCTACGGCCAGGTGTACGGCGGGTATCTGGAAACCATGTATGGCGGCGCGGGGGCGGAAGTGCTTTATCGTCCTGTCGACAGTAACTGGGCGTTCGGGGTGGATGCCAACTACGTCAAACAGCGTGACTGGCGCAGCGCGCAGGACATGATGAAGTTCACCGACTACAGCGTCAAAACGGGCCATCTGACCGCCTACTGGACGCCGTCGTTCGCACCTGACGTGCTGGTGAAAGCCAGCGTCGGCCAGTACCTGGCGGGCGATAAGGGCGGCACGCTCGATATCTCTAAACACTTCGACAGCGGCGTCGTGGTGGGTGGCTACGCCACTATCACCAACGTTTCGCCGGACGAGTACGGGGAAGGGGACTTCACCAAAGGGGTCTACGTGTCGATCCCGCTGGATCTGTTCTCGTCAGGCCCAACCCGCAGCCGTGCGGCAGTGGGCTGGACGCCGCTGACGCGTGACGGGGGTCAGCAGCTTGGACGTAAGTTCCAGCTGTATGACATGACGAGCGATAAGAACATTAACTTCCGCTGA
- the malF gene encoding maltose ABC transporter permease MalF, with the protein MDVIKKKRWWQSDALKWSAIGLLCLLVGYLVVLMYVQGEYLFAIMTLILSSAGLYIFANRKAYAWRYVYPGVAGMGLFVLFPLICTIAIAFTNYSSTNQLAQERAQQVLLDRSYQAGKTFNFGLYPAGNDWKLALTDEASSKYYVSDAFKFGGEQKLTLKEAQALPEGERANLRVITQNRQALTQLTAVLPDDSKVTMSSLRQFSGTQPLYTLADDGTLTNNQSGVKYRPNNDIGFYQSITADGKWGDDKLSPGYTVTIGWDNFTRVFTDEGIQKPFFAIFVWTVVFSVLTVILTVAVGMVLACLVQWESLKGKAIYRVLLILPYAVPSFISILIFKGLFNQSFGEINMMLSALFGIKPAWFSDPTTARSMIIIVNTWLGYPYMMILCMGLLKAIPDDLYEASAMDGAGPFQNFFKITLPLLIKPLTPLMIASFAFNFNNFVLIQLLTNGGPDRLGTTTPAGYTDLLVSYTYRIAFEGGGGQDFGLAAAIATLIFLLVGALAIVNLKATRMKFD; encoded by the coding sequence ATGGATGTCATTAAAAAGAAACGCTGGTGGCAAAGCGACGCGCTGAAGTGGTCAGCGATCGGTCTGCTGTGTCTGCTGGTGGGTTACCTTGTTGTTTTAATGTACGTACAAGGGGAATATCTGTTTGCCATCATGACGCTGATTTTAAGCTCTGCTGGCCTGTATATTTTCGCTAATCGTAAAGCCTATGCCTGGCGCTATGTTTATCCGGGCGTGGCCGGGATGGGGCTGTTTGTCCTGTTCCCGCTGATTTGTACCATCGCCATTGCGTTTACCAACTACAGCAGCACCAACCAGCTTGCGCAGGAACGCGCGCAGCAGGTCCTGCTGGATCGCTCATATCAGGCAGGCAAGACCTTTAACTTCGGCCTGTATCCTGCCGGGAACGATTGGAAGTTAGCGCTTACTGACGAAGCAAGCAGCAAATACTATGTCTCCGACGCGTTCAAATTTGGCGGCGAGCAGAAGCTCACCTTAAAAGAGGCACAGGCCCTGCCGGAAGGTGAACGCGCCAACCTGCGCGTCATTACCCAGAACCGTCAGGCGCTGACCCAGCTCACCGCCGTGCTGCCAGACGACAGCAAGGTGACCATGAGCTCGCTGCGCCAGTTCTCCGGCACGCAGCCGCTGTATACCCTGGCGGACGACGGTACGCTGACCAACAACCAGAGCGGCGTGAAATATCGTCCGAATAACGACATTGGTTTCTATCAGTCCATTACTGCCGACGGCAAATGGGGTGATGACAAGCTCAGCCCGGGCTATACCGTCACCATCGGCTGGGACAACTTTACCCGCGTGTTTACCGACGAAGGCATTCAGAAACCGTTCTTCGCCATCTTCGTCTGGACGGTGGTCTTCTCGGTGCTGACGGTGATCCTGACCGTGGCCGTGGGCATGGTGCTGGCCTGTCTGGTCCAGTGGGAATCCCTGAAAGGCAAAGCGATTTACCGCGTGCTGCTGATCCTGCCGTATGCCGTACCGTCGTTTATCTCGATTCTGATTTTCAAAGGGCTGTTTAACCAGAGCTTCGGTGAAATCAACATGATGCTGAGCGCCCTGTTCGGCATCAAACCGGCCTGGTTCAGCGACCCGACCACCGCTCGCTCGATGATTATCATCGTGAACACCTGGCTCGGTTATCCGTACATGATGATCCTGTGCATGGGCCTGCTGAAGGCTATCCCGGACGATCTGTACGAAGCCTCGGCGATGGACGGCGCGGGCCCATTCCAGAACTTCTTTAAAATTACGCTGCCGCTGCTCATTAAACCGCTGACGCCGCTGATGATTGCCAGCTTCGCCTTTAACTTTAACAACTTCGTGCTGATTCAGCTGTTGACCAACGGCGGCCCGGACCGCCTTGGCACCACGACGCCAGCAGGCTATACCGACCTGCTCGTGAGCTACACCTACCGTATCGCCTTCGAAGGCGGCGGCGGCCAGGACTTCGGTCTGGCGGCAGCGATTGCCACCCTGATCTTCCTGCTGGTAGGCGCTCTGGCGATTGTGAACCTGAAAGCCACACGTATGAAATTTGATTAA
- the pgi gene encoding glucose-6-phosphate isomerase has translation MKNINPTQTAAWQALQKHFDEMKDVTIADLFAKDADRFSKFSATFDDLMLVDFSKNRITEETLAKLQDLAKETELADAIKSMFSGEKINRTEDRAVLHVALRNRSNTPIIVDGKDVMPEVNAVLEKMKTFSEAIISGSWKGYTGKAITDVVNIGIGGSDLGPFMVTEALRPYKNHLNMHFVSNVDGTHIAEVLKNVNPETTLFLVASKTFTTQETMTNAHSARDWFLKTAGDNKHVAKHFAALSTNGKAVSEFGIDTANMFEFWDWVGGRYSLWSAIGLSIILSVGFDNFVELLSGAHAMDKHFSTTAPEKNLPVLLALIGIWYNNFFGAETEAILPYDQYMHRFAAYFQQGNMESNGKYVDRNGNAVDYQTGPIIWGEPGTNGQHAFYQLIHQGTKMVPCDFIAPAITHNPLSDHHPKLLSNFFAQTEALAFGKSREVVEQEYRDQGKDPATLDHVVPFKVFEGNRPTNSILLREITPFSLGALIALYEHKIFTQGAILNIFTFDQWGVELGKQLANRILPELGDDKAIASHDSSTNGLINRYKAWRA, from the coding sequence ACCATCGCGGACCTGTTCGCGAAGGATGCCGATCGTTTCTCTAAGTTCTCCGCGACCTTCGACGACCTGATGCTGGTGGATTTCTCCAAAAACCGCATTACCGAAGAGACGCTGGCAAAACTGCAGGATCTGGCGAAAGAAACTGAGCTTGCCGACGCCATCAAATCCATGTTCTCCGGCGAGAAGATCAACCGTACCGAAGACCGTGCCGTGCTTCACGTGGCCCTGCGTAACCGTAGCAATACGCCAATCATCGTTGACGGCAAAGACGTCATGCCTGAAGTGAACGCGGTGCTGGAAAAGATGAAAACCTTCTCCGAAGCGATCATCTCCGGTAGCTGGAAAGGCTACACCGGCAAAGCAATCACCGACGTGGTGAACATCGGTATCGGCGGTTCTGACCTCGGTCCGTTCATGGTGACCGAAGCGCTGCGCCCGTACAAAAACCACCTCAATATGCACTTTGTGTCTAACGTCGATGGTACCCACATCGCCGAAGTGCTGAAGAACGTGAACCCGGAAACGACCCTGTTCCTGGTTGCGTCCAAAACCTTCACCACTCAGGAAACCATGACCAACGCCCACAGCGCGCGCGACTGGTTCCTGAAAACCGCGGGCGACAACAAGCACGTGGCGAAACACTTCGCGGCGCTGTCTACCAACGGTAAAGCGGTCAGCGAGTTCGGCATTGATACTGCGAACATGTTCGAGTTCTGGGACTGGGTTGGCGGCCGCTACTCCCTGTGGTCTGCGATCGGTCTGTCCATCATCCTGTCCGTGGGCTTCGACAACTTCGTCGAGCTGCTCTCCGGCGCGCACGCGATGGACAAACACTTCTCCACCACCGCACCAGAGAAAAACCTGCCGGTGCTGCTGGCGCTGATCGGTATCTGGTACAACAACTTCTTCGGCGCTGAAACCGAAGCGATTCTGCCATACGACCAGTACATGCACCGCTTTGCTGCTTACTTCCAGCAGGGCAACATGGAATCTAACGGTAAGTACGTTGACCGTAACGGCAACGCGGTGGATTACCAGACTGGCCCAATCATCTGGGGCGAGCCGGGCACCAACGGCCAGCATGCTTTCTACCAGCTGATCCACCAGGGCACCAAAATGGTACCGTGCGATTTCATCGCCCCGGCTATCACCCATAATCCGCTGTCCGACCACCATCCGAAGCTGCTGTCCAACTTCTTTGCGCAGACCGAAGCGCTGGCGTTCGGTAAATCCCGCGAAGTGGTTGAACAGGAATACCGTGACCAGGGTAAAGATCCGGCAACTCTGGACCACGTGGTGCCATTCAAAGTGTTCGAAGGCAACCGCCCAACCAACTCCATCCTGCTGCGCGAAATCACGCCGTTCAGCCTGGGCGCGCTGATTGCCCTGTACGAGCACAAGATCTTCACGCAGGGCGCCATCCTGAACATCTTCACCTTTGACCAGTGGGGCGTTGAGCTGGGCAAACAGCTGGCAAACCGTATTCTGCCAGAGCTGGGTGACGATAAAGCGATTGCCAGCCATGACAGCTCGACAAATGGTTTGATCAACCGTTATAAAGCCTGGCGTGCGTAA
- the malE gene encoding maltose/maltodextrin ABC transporter substrate-binding protein MalE has product MNIKTGARVFALSALAAMMISAPALAKIEEGKLVIWINGDKGYNGLAEVGKKFEKDTGIKVTVEHPDKLEEKFPQVAATGDGPDIIFWAHDRFGGYAQSGLLAEVTPDKAFQDKLFPFTWDAVRYNGKLIAYPIAVEALSLIYNKDLVPNPPKTWEEIPKLDKELKAKGKSALMFNLQEPYFTWPLIAADGGYAFKFENGKYDVKDVGVDNAGAKAGLTFLVDLIKNKHMNADTDYSIAEAAFNKGETAMTINGPWAWTNIDKSKVNYGVTLLPTFKGKPSKPFVGVLSAGINAASPNKELAKEFLENYLLTDQGLDEVNKDKPLGAVALKSFQDQLAKDPRIAATMDNAQKGEIMPNIPQMAAFWYATRTAVINAASGRQTVDAALKDAQGRITK; this is encoded by the coding sequence ATGAATATCAAGACTGGCGCACGCGTTTTCGCATTGTCCGCCCTCGCAGCAATGATGATTTCCGCACCGGCGCTCGCCAAAATTGAAGAAGGCAAACTGGTTATCTGGATTAACGGCGACAAGGGCTATAACGGCCTGGCCGAAGTGGGCAAAAAATTCGAAAAAGATACCGGCATCAAAGTTACCGTAGAACACCCTGACAAGCTGGAAGAGAAGTTCCCGCAGGTTGCAGCAACCGGCGACGGCCCGGACATTATTTTCTGGGCGCATGACCGTTTCGGGGGTTACGCGCAGTCTGGCCTGCTGGCAGAAGTGACGCCAGATAAAGCCTTCCAGGACAAACTGTTCCCGTTCACCTGGGATGCCGTTCGCTATAACGGCAAGCTGATCGCTTACCCTATCGCGGTTGAAGCCCTGTCTCTGATTTACAACAAAGACCTGGTACCAAACCCACCGAAAACCTGGGAAGAGATCCCGAAACTGGATAAAGAGCTGAAGGCGAAAGGTAAATCCGCGCTGATGTTCAACCTGCAAGAGCCGTACTTCACCTGGCCGCTGATTGCTGCCGACGGCGGTTACGCGTTCAAGTTTGAAAACGGCAAATATGACGTGAAAGACGTGGGCGTGGACAACGCGGGCGCGAAAGCGGGTCTGACCTTCCTGGTTGATCTGATCAAGAACAAACACATGAACGCGGATACCGACTACTCCATCGCGGAAGCGGCGTTCAACAAAGGCGAAACCGCGATGACCATCAACGGTCCGTGGGCCTGGACCAACATCGACAAGAGCAAAGTCAACTACGGCGTGACGCTGCTGCCAACCTTCAAAGGCAAGCCGTCTAAACCGTTCGTTGGCGTGCTGAGCGCGGGCATCAACGCCGCCAGCCCGAACAAAGAGCTGGCGAAAGAGTTCCTGGAAAACTACCTGCTGACCGATCAGGGTCTGGATGAAGTGAACAAGGACAAACCGCTGGGCGCCGTCGCGCTGAAATCCTTCCAGGATCAGCTGGCGAAAGATCCACGTATCGCGGCCACCATGGATAACGCCCAGAAAGGCGAAATCATGCCGAACATCCCACAGATGGCTGCGTTCTGGTACGCCACGCGTACCGCGGTCATCAACGCTGCAAGCGGTCGTCAGACTGTCGATGCCGCGCTGAAAGATGCTCAGGGTCGTATTACTAAGTAA